In the Leptospira terpstrae serovar Hualin str. LT 11-33 = ATCC 700639 genome, ATTCCCCTAACATTACTGAGAAGTTTTGTGCCAGGAAGTCTCCACTGGATTTCTTTTCCTTTCCACTCCAACAGAAATCCAGTGCTTTCTATTTTTTTTACTTTTAAATTTGGTTTTTCTTTGTGGTTCCAAACGATAAGTTTGATCTTTTGTTTTTTAGTTCTCAGTTTTGCCCGATATAAAAAATCAAGATCGTCAGGGACAAAGAGAACTGAGCTTTCTGCCATTCCGGAAATGATATCTATTTTTTCCTCAGCAATGGCCTCTCTTGATTTTAGATTTTCAATATGGGCGGAACCAATATTTGTGATAAGGGCATGGGTGGGCTTTGTTATCCGGGAGAGTCTAGCGATTTCTCCTCTGTGATTCATTCCCAATTCACAAATGACCACACGTGTTTCTTCCGTGATTCGAAATAAAGTAAAGGGAAGACCAATTTCATTGTTATAATTTTTTTCCGTTACAACTAGGGACTTTTGCTTAAGAAAACCAAATAAACCACCTAATAAATCTTTGGTGGTGGTTTTTCCAGAGGATCCGGTTACGGCAAGGATCATTGGTTTAAATCTCATTCTGTGATAAGAGGCAATAACTCCCAGGGCTAACAAACAATCGGAAACTACTATGGCTTTTGATTGATCCGCATTCGATAGGGTTTTCAAGATCGGGTGGTTTTTTTCACAAAGAAAGGCAGTGGCCCCTTTGGATAAGGCATCAGGGATAAACTCATGACCATCTCTTGTTCCTCGCAAAGGAACAAACAAAGAGCGAGCTTTGGTTTCGGAAGAAGAGGTTGTGATCCATCGAAAAGTAGGGTTGTCTGTTCGTTTCCAATCTTGGTCTTTGGAAAACAAACTTAGAATAGTTGACAGGGAATATTCAAATGGTGCGATCATAGCTTCTATGCCAGTTTCTTTCAGAAAGAAAGATTTGGAAGAAAAAGATAAATGAAACGATCCAAAATCAAGACCATTCTGATTGGCCTAGGACGGATTGGATCCCAATTGGAAACGGATCCATTGCGAAAAAAACCTTGCACGCATATGGGGGTGGTTTCCTCCGAATGGGGAAAAGAGCGGTTTGAGTTTGTTTTAGGGTTGGATTCAAATGTTGAAAAATGTGAATCCTTTCAATTGTATTGGAATGCAAAGGCAGAAAACGTAAATGCCAATCCTTCCCAAGTTGCCTTACCCAAATCCCTCCAATTAGCAATCATTTCTACACCTAGTGCTTCCCATGAAGACTGGGCCATACACTGCATCCGCCAAGGGATTCCCAACCTTCTCATCGAAAAGCCAGTAGCCCTCACAGAGACAGGCGCCAAACGAATTCAAAAACTTGCGAAGAAAAACAATACCCGAATTTGGATTAACCACGAAAGAAGATACCACCCAAGTTACCAATTTGTAAAAGACCAACTAACAAAGGGAAAATTTGGAATTTTAAAATCCATTCGGGCTTCGGTTTTTACCTCTGCCAAAAATCCTGGCCTTGCTTTTTCAAAACTCGGAGGAGGTCCTTTACTCCATGACGGCACTCATGCAGTGGATCTTATCCATTGGCTACTTGGAAAACCCCAGTTAATGGGTTCTAAATTAGAAAGACCTAAAAAAAATTCCATAGAATCAAGAGCCGTAGCCTGGTTTCAAACAAAAGCGGGTGTGGATGTTTTTATCGATGTATCAGGCGAAAGAGAATATTTTCA is a window encoding:
- a CDS encoding UDP-N-acetylmuramoyl-tripeptide--D-alanyl-D-alanine ligase, with protein sequence MIAPFEYSLSTILSLFSKDQDWKRTDNPTFRWITTSSSETKARSLFVPLRGTRDGHEFIPDALSKGATAFLCEKNHPILKTLSNADQSKAIVVSDCLLALGVIASYHRMRFKPMILAVTGSSGKTTTKDLLGGLFGFLKQKSLVVTEKNYNNEIGLPFTLFRITEETRVVICELGMNHRGEIARLSRITKPTHALITNIGSAHIENLKSREAIAEEKIDIISGMAESSVLFVPDDLDFLYRAKLRTKKQKIKLIVWNHKEKPNLKVKKIESTGFLLEWKGKEIQWRLPGTKLLSNVRGMLAVGSYFQIDPDQMVNTIQNYKSPDKRLNINKGYFTIIDDCYNANPESMLSSIGAAEQFAGNRNIVWILGSMKELGKFSKYYHEEVGKEIQRIGKGILLGFGEETKPMVKKVPGAKCFTEVEDLIQFVKTTVPKNSVLLVKGSRSMKMERIVIALETFKG
- a CDS encoding Gfo/Idh/MocA family protein; translation: MKRSKIKTILIGLGRIGSQLETDPLRKKPCTHMGVVSSEWGKERFEFVLGLDSNVEKCESFQLYWNAKAENVNANPSQVALPKSLQLAIISTPSASHEDWAIHCIRQGIPNLLIEKPVALTETGAKRIQKLAKKNNTRIWINHERRYHPSYQFVKDQLTKGKFGILKSIRASVFTSAKNPGLAFSKLGGGPLLHDGTHAVDLIHWLLGKPQLMGSKLERPKKNSIESRAVAWFQTKAGVDVFIDVSGEREYFQFELDIHTDSHRIICSNDGFQFFQSETSKLYKGFRSLVPFLPPQFPKPESANAFLGIYNEIYEVIRGKKQTMEGTLSDNIEILNMIESIYRRK